The genomic DNA TTTTGCGGGACTACCTGCCAACTGAATTTAGCATTAAGTATGTCGATGAGGTCCGGTACGGCGATCAGGTTACGAGTCAAGCCCAATTGTTAACGGCGGACCGAACTCCGGTTACCATCCACCAGATTACCGTGGGCGACCAGATTCGTGCTACCGCGCAGATTAAATGGACAAAGATTACACCAAAGAAGGCGGAGGAATGAAGACTTTAGCAATTGACACTTCGAATCAACCGTTAACCGTCGCGGTCGTTGACGGTGATCGGGTGCTTGCGACCACGACCATTACAACTCAACGAAAACACGCGGCCTATGCAATGGAAATTGTGGAGCGCTTGGTTAAACTAGCTAAGTTAACTCCGGCGAATTTAGAGCGGGTTGTGATTGCCAATGGACCAGGATCCTATACGGGGTTACGGGTAGCCGTGACGATTGGGAAGGTGCTTGCGACCACCCTCGGCATTGAATTGGTGACCGTGTCTAGCCTACAAACCTTGGTGCTCAACGTCACGGCGGAACAGCACCTGGTCGTACCCCTGTTTGATGCCCGGAACGAGATTTTGTTCACGGCCGTCTACCGGACGAGTCCGACGGGGCCAAAACTGGTTGTGCCAGAGCAACACGTAGCGTTAGCTGATTGGCTACAACAACTCCAGCAGTTTACTGAACCGCTGACCCTAGTGGGTTCAGACGTTCCAAAGTTTTTGACCCAGTTTCAGGAGCAACTGAACGTCCCAGTACGAACGGTAGCGGGCATTAACAATTTGCCTCAGGCAAGTCAATTGGCCATGTTCGGGGAACGACAAACGCCCGTTTCAGCCGTCGACCAGGTGGTTCCGAACTACCTACGGATGACCCAGGCAGAGGCAGAATGGCAGCGCAAGCACCCAGGAGAGGGATCGACAGGCTATGTTGAACAAGTTTAAAGAGTGGTATCGTAAAAACATTAATGACAAACAAGCGAATCGGATTGACGAGGCCCTTGATTTTAAAAATCGGATTGTGGAAATTTGTGGGATGAAGTATTTTCTCGGGAAGGGGTCAATGACCGACTTGCCGGACCTAATTAAGGTTGACCGGGAAGCTTACGGGAAGCAGGTGAAGTGGAGTCCCAAACGGTTTCAGGCGGGGTTGAAGAACCGTGATAATCGGTTTTATCTGATTTTGCGGCATGACGATGAGTTAGTTGGCTTCATCTGCATTATGATTTCGCGCCAGCAAACCTGCTGTCACATTGAAAACCTGGCCATTTTACCGCAGTTTCAAAAGCGGGGATTAGGCTACTTTTTGACGACGACCATCATTGAACGAGCGCGAGAAATGGGCCTGCACTGTGTGATTTTTACGTGCCGAAAAAGTAACGAAAAATCCCAGAGCTTGGTTCAGGACCTGGGGTTTGTCAAGGTGGATGAGAAACCGGATTACTTTGACGATGGCGAAGCCGCCGTTGACTACCGGTTGCATTTAGATAAACGAAACTACTTAGCGGCCAACAATTTTGGACGTTAAATTAGAACG from Fructilactobacillus ixorae includes the following:
- the tsaB gene encoding tRNA (adenosine(37)-N6)-threonylcarbamoyltransferase complex dimerization subunit type 1 TsaB, whose product is MKTLAIDTSNQPLTVAVVDGDRVLATTTITTQRKHAAYAMEIVERLVKLAKLTPANLERVVIANGPGSYTGLRVAVTIGKVLATTLGIELVTVSSLQTLVLNVTAEQHLVVPLFDARNEILFTAVYRTSPTGPKLVVPEQHVALADWLQQLQQFTEPLTLVGSDVPKFLTQFQEQLNVPVRTVAGINNLPQASQLAMFGERQTPVSAVDQVVPNYLRMTQAEAEWQRKHPGEGSTGYVEQV
- a CDS encoding GNAT family N-acetyltransferase encodes the protein MLNKFKEWYRKNINDKQANRIDEALDFKNRIVEICGMKYFLGKGSMTDLPDLIKVDREAYGKQVKWSPKRFQAGLKNRDNRFYLILRHDDELVGFICIMISRQQTCCHIENLAILPQFQKRGLGYFLTTTIIERAREMGLHCVIFTCRKSNEKSQSLVQDLGFVKVDEKPDYFDDGEAAVDYRLHLDKRNYLAANNFGR